One window of Hippoglossus stenolepis isolate QCI-W04-F060 chromosome 1, HSTE1.2, whole genome shotgun sequence genomic DNA carries:
- the kif18a gene encoding kinesin-like protein KIF18A isoform X2, protein MASDVCSHVKVVIRVRPTNDSEKRENCRNVVQVVDNHMLIFDPKEQDTSCFGAQRLRNRNINKRANKDLKFVFDHVFDENSTQDDIFQSTTKGILDGVMNGFNCTVFAYGATGAGKTHTMLGSQNNPGVMYRTMKELFKRMDDAKEEKEFAVAFSYLEVYNEQIRDLLANVGPLAVRDDGTKGVVVQGLTLHQPKTAEHILEALDSGNRNRTQHPTDMNATSSRSHAVFQIYLRQQDKTASLNPNACVAKMSLIDLAGSERASATNTRGARMREGANINRSLLALGNVINALADPKSKKAHIPYRDSKLTRILKDSLGGNCRTVMIANVGPSSKSYDDTHNTLKYANRAKEIKSTLKSNVVSLDSHIGQYAVICEKQRQEILQLKKKLKEYEENNMVPGTSNTISSQKPAELKGVSEALQQIFSSRTQIRREQLDLERRLKENELRQRYSEEDNLQVQTFCAKEKTEKATCKHERKIASLRTQQQHICKRLRESETRFQENDGWLHRVENEMKLVKLNDQTSEVLEKELHCHRLELQVNDLQQYIKQIVELTTLQDQENKRIQKMMEILLPAYSRHYSALQGAGLVTAADETANDELEHLVLRERGVVWADQEGVGQKGERTGVESQKTNEVGSIGLHGELAPVLSFSHLKYHQSSPCSRGNQADMKQEPHPRMPIRRNLSASLPPQSPESVAKVQVFEEGMFPLQCTPEPARTTVEALPLSSSTDMDPNMTFEVLGNDDQTANNETIILSGGSTGQPSKSFDFSGHSRLHQPPKANEGKQIVTKRQQIPSLQEIRRVKPTYMALTSAAQGKRKFNRIREEITQDLSAPKRIKKDPSVAQRPLRVHRFAGSEENKPGRVVRSVSEGNLNLLEPQKSKSLFYRTSQQIKKVAKRM, encoded by the exons ATGGCAAGTGACGTGTGTAGCCATGTCAAGGTGGTCATTCGGGTGAGGCCAACCAATGACAGCGAGAAGCGTGAGAACTGCCGAAATGTGGTCCAGGTGGTTGATAACCACATGCTCATCTTTGACCCCAAAGAGCAGGACACATCATGTTTTGGGGCTCAAAGACTACGAAACAGAAACATCAATAAGAGGGCCAACAAGGACCTGAAGTTTGTTTTTGACCACGTCTTTGACGAGAACTCTACTCAAGACGACATATTTCAGAGCACCACTAAAGGAATATTGGATGGTGTGATGAATGGATTCAATTGCACAG tgTTTGCCTATGGTGCTACTGGAGCAGGAAAGACCCACACCATGTTAGGCTCGCAAAATAACCCTGGGGTCATGTACCGCACCATGAAAGAGCTGTTCAAACGCATGGATGATGccaaggaggagaaggagttTGCTGTTGCATTCTCATATCTTGAG GTTTACAATGAACAGATCCGAGACCTGTTGGCTAACGTAGGCCCCCTTGCAGTTAGAGACGACGGTACTAAGGGAGTGGTTGTTCAGGGCCTTACATTGCATCAG CCTAAAACTGCAGAGCACATTCTTGAAGCTTTGGATTCTGGCAATCGAAACAGAACACAGCACCCCACTGATATGAATGCCACCTCTTCTCGGTCCCATGCTGTGTTTCAG ATATATTTGAGACAGCAGGACAAAACTGCCAGCCTCAACCCAAACGCCTGTGTTGCCAAGATGAGCCTGATTGATCTGGCAGGCTCGGAGAGAGCCAGTGCCACCAACACCAGAGGGGCACGCATGCGGGAAGGTGCTAACATCAATCGCTCACTCCTTGCCCTTGGAAATGTTATCAACGCCCTTGCTGACCCAAAA AGCAAGAAAGCTCACATACCGTACAGGGACAGCAAGCTGACACGGATACTGAAGGACTCCCTGGGAGGCAACTGCAGAACGGTCATGATTGCCAATGTTGGCCCCTCATCCAAGTCATATGATGACACCCACAACACACTTAAATATGCCAACAGGGCCAAGGAGATAAAGTCAACG CTCAAGAGTAATGTTGTAAGCCTGGACAGTCACATTGGCCAGTATGCAGTGATATGTGAGAAGCAACGGCAAGAG ATTCTCCAGttgaagaaaaaactaaaagaatacgAGGAGAACAACATGGTGCCTGGGACTTCCAACACAATCTCTTCTCAGAAACCAGCTGAGCTCAAAGG ggTGTCAGAAGCTCTGCAGCAAATCTTCTCAAGTCGGACCCAAATCAGGAGAGAACAGCTGGATCTGGAGAGACGACTGAAGGAGAACGAGCTGCGCCAGCGCTACAGTGAGGAGGACAACCTGCAGGTCCAAACTTTCTGTGCCAAAGAAAAGACGGAGAAG GCCACTTGTAAGCATGAGCGGAAGATTGCCAGCTTACGCACTCAGCAGCAACACATTTGCAAGCGTCTGAGGGAGTCAGAAACACGTTTCCAGGAAAACGACGGCTGGCTTCATCGTGTCGAGAATGAGATGAAGTTGGTGAAGTTGAATGATCAGACTTCAGAG GTGTTAGAGAAGGAACTCCATTGCCACAGATTGGAGCTGCAGGTAAATGACCTCCAACAATACATCAAGCAGATCGTCGAGCTCACTACACTGCAGGATCAGGAGAACAAGCGGATTCAGAA aatGATGGAAATCTTGTTGCCCGCATACAGTCGGCACTACTCTGCGTTGCAGGGGGCTGGGCTGGTCACTGCAGCAGATGAGACGGCGAACGACGAACTGGAGCACCTTGTGTTGAGGGAGAGAGGCGTGGTCTGGGCAGACCAGGAGGGGGTGGGGCAGAAAGGTgaaaggactggagtggaatCACAGAAGACAAATGAGGTGGGAAGCATTGGGCTCCACGGCGAGTTGGCTCCTGTCCTGTCTTTCTCACATTTGAAATACCACCAGAGTAGCCCCTGCA GTAGAGGAAATCAGGCCGACATGAAACAAGAACCACATCCCAGAATGCCCATCAGGAGAAATCTGTCTGCGTCACTGCCACCACAAAGTCCTGAGTCCGTTGCCAAGGTCCAAGTGTTTGAGGAGGGCATGTTTCCGCTCCAGTGCACACCAGAACCTGCTCGAACAACCGTTGAGGCGCTGCCGCTGAGCTCCTCCACGGATATGGATCCCAACATGACCTTCGAAGTTCTGGGCAATGATGATCAGACTGCAAATAATGAAACCATCATATTAAGCGGTGGAAGTACCGGTCAACCATCCAAGTCCTTTGACTTCTCGGGTCACAGCCGACTACACCAACCTCCTAAGGCCAATGAGGGGAAGCAGATTGTGACTAAAAG ACAGCAGATTCCATCTTTACAAGAGATCAGACGAGTCAAGCCGACATACATGGCATTGACGTCTGCTGCGCAAGGAAAGCGTAAATTTAATCG CATCAGAGAGGAGATAACTCAGGATCTCTCTGCACCAAAGCGTATAAAGAAAGACCCCTCGGTGGCCCAGAGACCCCTCAGAGTGCATCGGTTTGCTG GTTCAGAAGAAAACAAGCCAGGTAGAGTTGTGAGGAGCGTTTCTGAGGGAAATCTCAACCTCCTCGAACCTCAGAAATCCAAGTCCCTTTTCTACAGAACTTCCCAACAGATAAAAAAAGTGGCCAAGCGGATGTGA
- the kif18a gene encoding kinesin-like protein KIF18A isoform X1 — protein MASDVCSHVKVVIRVRPTNDSEKRENCRNVVQVVDNHMLIFDPKEQDTSCFGAQRLRNRNINKRANKDLKFVFDHVFDENSTQDDIFQSTTKGILDGVMNGFNCTVFAYGATGAGKTHTMLGSQNNPGVMYRTMKELFKRMDDAKEEKEFAVAFSYLEVYNEQIRDLLANVGPLAVRDDGTKGVVVQGLTLHQPKTAEHILEALDSGNRNRTQHPTDMNATSSRSHAVFQIYLRQQDKTASLNPNACVAKMSLIDLAGSERASATNTRGARMREGANINRSLLALGNVINALADPKSKKAHIPYRDSKLTRILKDSLGGNCRTVMIANVGPSSKSYDDTHNTLKYANRAKEIKSTLKSNVVSLDSHIGQYAVICEKQRQEILQLKKKLKEYEENNMVPGTSNTISSQKPAELKGVSEALQQIFSSRTQIRREQLDLERRLKENELRQRYSEEDNLQVQTFCAKEKTEKATCKHERKIASLRTQQQHICKRLRESETRFQENDGWLHRVENEMKLVKLNDQTSEVLEKELHCHRLELQVNDLQQYIKQIVELTTLQDQENKRIQKMMEILLPAYSRHYSALQGAGLVTAADETANDELEHLVLRERGVVWADQEGVGQKGERTGVESQKTNEVGSIGLHGELAPVLSFSHLKYHQSSPCSAEGQTKRASICKAAPSPKGRGNQADMKQEPHPRMPIRRNLSASLPPQSPESVAKVQVFEEGMFPLQCTPEPARTTVEALPLSSSTDMDPNMTFEVLGNDDQTANNETIILSGGSTGQPSKSFDFSGHSRLHQPPKANEGKQIVTKRQQIPSLQEIRRVKPTYMALTSAAQGKRKFNRIREEITQDLSAPKRIKKDPSVAQRPLRVHRFAGSEENKPGRVVRSVSEGNLNLLEPQKSKSLFYRTSQQIKKVAKRM, from the exons ATGGCAAGTGACGTGTGTAGCCATGTCAAGGTGGTCATTCGGGTGAGGCCAACCAATGACAGCGAGAAGCGTGAGAACTGCCGAAATGTGGTCCAGGTGGTTGATAACCACATGCTCATCTTTGACCCCAAAGAGCAGGACACATCATGTTTTGGGGCTCAAAGACTACGAAACAGAAACATCAATAAGAGGGCCAACAAGGACCTGAAGTTTGTTTTTGACCACGTCTTTGACGAGAACTCTACTCAAGACGACATATTTCAGAGCACCACTAAAGGAATATTGGATGGTGTGATGAATGGATTCAATTGCACAG tgTTTGCCTATGGTGCTACTGGAGCAGGAAAGACCCACACCATGTTAGGCTCGCAAAATAACCCTGGGGTCATGTACCGCACCATGAAAGAGCTGTTCAAACGCATGGATGATGccaaggaggagaaggagttTGCTGTTGCATTCTCATATCTTGAG GTTTACAATGAACAGATCCGAGACCTGTTGGCTAACGTAGGCCCCCTTGCAGTTAGAGACGACGGTACTAAGGGAGTGGTTGTTCAGGGCCTTACATTGCATCAG CCTAAAACTGCAGAGCACATTCTTGAAGCTTTGGATTCTGGCAATCGAAACAGAACACAGCACCCCACTGATATGAATGCCACCTCTTCTCGGTCCCATGCTGTGTTTCAG ATATATTTGAGACAGCAGGACAAAACTGCCAGCCTCAACCCAAACGCCTGTGTTGCCAAGATGAGCCTGATTGATCTGGCAGGCTCGGAGAGAGCCAGTGCCACCAACACCAGAGGGGCACGCATGCGGGAAGGTGCTAACATCAATCGCTCACTCCTTGCCCTTGGAAATGTTATCAACGCCCTTGCTGACCCAAAA AGCAAGAAAGCTCACATACCGTACAGGGACAGCAAGCTGACACGGATACTGAAGGACTCCCTGGGAGGCAACTGCAGAACGGTCATGATTGCCAATGTTGGCCCCTCATCCAAGTCATATGATGACACCCACAACACACTTAAATATGCCAACAGGGCCAAGGAGATAAAGTCAACG CTCAAGAGTAATGTTGTAAGCCTGGACAGTCACATTGGCCAGTATGCAGTGATATGTGAGAAGCAACGGCAAGAG ATTCTCCAGttgaagaaaaaactaaaagaatacgAGGAGAACAACATGGTGCCTGGGACTTCCAACACAATCTCTTCTCAGAAACCAGCTGAGCTCAAAGG ggTGTCAGAAGCTCTGCAGCAAATCTTCTCAAGTCGGACCCAAATCAGGAGAGAACAGCTGGATCTGGAGAGACGACTGAAGGAGAACGAGCTGCGCCAGCGCTACAGTGAGGAGGACAACCTGCAGGTCCAAACTTTCTGTGCCAAAGAAAAGACGGAGAAG GCCACTTGTAAGCATGAGCGGAAGATTGCCAGCTTACGCACTCAGCAGCAACACATTTGCAAGCGTCTGAGGGAGTCAGAAACACGTTTCCAGGAAAACGACGGCTGGCTTCATCGTGTCGAGAATGAGATGAAGTTGGTGAAGTTGAATGATCAGACTTCAGAG GTGTTAGAGAAGGAACTCCATTGCCACAGATTGGAGCTGCAGGTAAATGACCTCCAACAATACATCAAGCAGATCGTCGAGCTCACTACACTGCAGGATCAGGAGAACAAGCGGATTCAGAA aatGATGGAAATCTTGTTGCCCGCATACAGTCGGCACTACTCTGCGTTGCAGGGGGCTGGGCTGGTCACTGCAGCAGATGAGACGGCGAACGACGAACTGGAGCACCTTGTGTTGAGGGAGAGAGGCGTGGTCTGGGCAGACCAGGAGGGGGTGGGGCAGAAAGGTgaaaggactggagtggaatCACAGAAGACAAATGAGGTGGGAAGCATTGGGCTCCACGGCGAGTTGGCTCCTGTCCTGTCTTTCTCACATTTGAAATACCACCAGAGTAGCCCCTGCA GTGCAGAGGGGCAGACAAAAAGAGCATCAATTTGCAAAGCTGCTCCATCCCCAAAAG GTAGAGGAAATCAGGCCGACATGAAACAAGAACCACATCCCAGAATGCCCATCAGGAGAAATCTGTCTGCGTCACTGCCACCACAAAGTCCTGAGTCCGTTGCCAAGGTCCAAGTGTTTGAGGAGGGCATGTTTCCGCTCCAGTGCACACCAGAACCTGCTCGAACAACCGTTGAGGCGCTGCCGCTGAGCTCCTCCACGGATATGGATCCCAACATGACCTTCGAAGTTCTGGGCAATGATGATCAGACTGCAAATAATGAAACCATCATATTAAGCGGTGGAAGTACCGGTCAACCATCCAAGTCCTTTGACTTCTCGGGTCACAGCCGACTACACCAACCTCCTAAGGCCAATGAGGGGAAGCAGATTGTGACTAAAAG ACAGCAGATTCCATCTTTACAAGAGATCAGACGAGTCAAGCCGACATACATGGCATTGACGTCTGCTGCGCAAGGAAAGCGTAAATTTAATCG CATCAGAGAGGAGATAACTCAGGATCTCTCTGCACCAAAGCGTATAAAGAAAGACCCCTCGGTGGCCCAGAGACCCCTCAGAGTGCATCGGTTTGCTG GTTCAGAAGAAAACAAGCCAGGTAGAGTTGTGAGGAGCGTTTCTGAGGGAAATCTCAACCTCCTCGAACCTCAGAAATCCAAGTCCCTTTTCTACAGAACTTCCCAACAGATAAAAAAAGTGGCCAAGCGGATGTGA